The Thalassophryne amazonica unplaced genomic scaffold, fThaAma1.1, whole genome shotgun sequence sequence gtaatactgtgagaaatcttggagtcatttttgatcaggatatggcattcaaagcgcatattaaacaaatatgtaagactgcttttttgcatttacgcaatatctctaaaattagaaaggtcttgtctcagagtgatgctgaaaaactaattcatgcatttatttcctctaggctggactattgtaattcattattatcaggttgtcctaaaagttccctgaaaagccttcagttaattcaaaatgctgcagctagagtactgacggggactagaaggagagagcatatctcacccatattggcctctcttcattggcttcctgttaattctagaatagaatttaaaattcttcttcttacttataaggttttgaataatcaggtcccttcttatcttagggacctcatagtaccatatcaccccaatagagcgcttcgctctcagactgcaggcttacttgtagttcctagggtttgtaagagtagaatgggaggcagagccttcagctttcaggctcctctcctgtggaaccagctcccaattcggatcagggagacagacaccctctctacttttaagattaggcttaaaactttcctttttgctaaagcttatagttagggctggatcaggtgaccctgaaccatcccttagttatgctgctatagacttagactgctggggggttcccatgatgcactgagtgtttctttctctttttgctctgtatgcaccactctgcatttaatcattagtgattgatctctgctccccttcacagcatgtctttttcctggttctctccctcagccccaaccagtcccagcagaaggctgcccctccctgagcctggttctgctggaggtttcttcctgttaaaagggagtttttccttcccactgtcgccaagtgcttgctcacagggggtcgttttgaccattggggtttttacgtaattattgtatggccttgccttacaatataaagcgacttggggcaactgtttgttgtgatttggcactatataaataaaattgattgattgaaagatgttttttttgttatgaCTACTTGGTGCTGATTCTGGGCTCCGTCTTGTATTTGTTGTGGACCTGCTGTAGGAACAGAGGTGCCATTCAGGCTCGTACATCAAGTCAACAAGGTACCATTGTTTAGAGCATGGTATCAGTTTGCTGGACATAAGGTCAAATGCGGATCTTGGCAAACATTTTCTGTGTTTATGAATACCGTTCTTGTGCAAACATTTTCAAATTAACTTGGTTGGCAGAAAATGTTTCTCCATTTGAATCTTTCTTGGGTTCATGCCCAACGTACACTGCCCAATTTAGTTCTTCAAATCACGTTTTTATTGAATCGGGGTGATCAAACTGAAATGTGATTCTCTCTCCTTCAGCTGTTTGACACGGATGACGATGAGAAAATTACCCGAGAAGAGTTTACCGACCTGCTgcgctctgctctgggtgtgtccGATCTGAACATGGCCAAGCTCTTCAAGGAGATCGATGCTGACGGATCTGGATTCATCACGTTCAGTGAGTCGGCcttcatttatttctatttatgtccaaagatcaaggatccaatgatcaagttcatatttatttactttaagactcaataaaatgttgacatagaaaacctgtaaagcctacttttagtacacagaaaattcagaggaggtattgataagggaatcgataaagaattggattgatgagtggaattgataatggcattgatatcgataaaatctcatcaatacccatccctgctCTTAATTGACCATACGTGTGCAAGCATTTGTGAATACactgactggccactttattaggtacaccttgctagtaccgggttggaccgccttttgccttcagaactgccttaagtcTTCATGgcacagattcaacaaggtgcttGAAACTTTCCGCAGAGaatttggtccatattgacatgacggCATCACGCAGTTGCCGATTCagtcagtctgcccattctcctcaggCCTCTGACATCACCAAGGCATTTTTGGCCATGCAACTGCCGCTCACTGAATATCTTctttgtaaaccctagagatggttctgtgtgaaaatcccagtagatcagcagtttctgaaatactcagaccagcctgtctggcaccaacatccacagcacattcaaagtcactcaaatcctctttcttcctcattctgatgctcagtttgaacctcAAGTCATCTTtgccacatctagatgcctaaatgcattgagttgctgccatgtgattggctaatTAGCGGTTTcttttaacaagcaattgaacaggtgtacctaattaactttgaaaccaagattattattattattttttaatatacaTTGAGGCCAAAACATGCCAAAATAAAACTTTAAATGGGTCTAATTTTACCTAAAACCCAGGATCTTGACCTTaggctcctagtggttagattgtgtctaactgtaattaggatgggttaaatgcagaggacatatttatattcatattcatattttgtatatatgtgtaaGGACAATAAAGTTTCTGTTCTGTTCTATTCTTAGGCTGTAATCTTGActttaacttttttattttttaaaatactagcaaaataataataataataataaaaacataggaCCAGAATAATTTTCTTTCTTCTATGTCTTCAAGGGACAATAATTGGACTTATGTTGTTTTGGCAGGGGGTTGTAATACATTATATTTACAAACAGGCGTGTTGGATTCTTGAATGCATGGCTTGACTAGGGTTGTTAATTCAGCTATTTCATCACAAAGTTTGGCTCAAATCTGCATCTGTGGATCTTTCAGGTGAATTTCAAGCCTTCGCCTCGACCCACCCGGAGTACGCCAAACTCTTCACCACTTACCTGGAGCTCCAGAGGTACCAAGCTCTGCAGCAGGCACAGCCCGACGACCTGGACCTGGACAGCGACTCGGATGCAGAAGAAAAACAGGAGGAAGTCAGCTCTGACAAGAAAGATGACTGATAAAGAGGACAAGCATGAACTCATCACTGAACGGGAACACTGTATCTGTCCACTGCACAGAGAAAGAAAACGCCAGTTCCACATTTGTCACAGCGGAGCCATATTGTAGGACATGTGCTTGCCTTCTTTTATAGACGCAGAATTTTAGAACACTTCTGATTTCAATTTTTAGTGCCTTATAGAGATTTTAAAGAGGTTCCATCAAGCCACTGCACACAAAAGGTTCTGTTGCAAACTTCTTTGTATtgcagttgtgtgtgtgttgtgatcaAGTTTCCATCAGAAAAGGAAAAAGGTTCCTCATAGGATAAAGATgtaaatgtgtacaaactaatcaCACACAATTACATGTTGTAGTCATGTGGCCAAGCTATCTAAACCCTGTATATTGATGGTTGGTTGCTTCCCTGTGACATCAGCAAGCTCCCTCACCCTcctttttcacatttttctttGCCCCCCATGACCTGACCTTGGACTTGATGGACTCTGTACTTCCTCCTTTGTCTTTCCAGTCTTCTTTGAATGAAGATAAAGTTGCCAAATcaacacctttttttttaacatgtaagTGTGCTCGTGTCTTGCAGTATAGTTCGTGTTCAGTGGGCTTTATTAAGATGCAGCCAGTGTTGCAGCCTGCAGGTGTTCTGTGTTAATATGTCTGCAAACAGCATACATGCTGTGTGTTACACTTGTTCTTTTTCTAATGTTTGTTTCGGCACTCAGGGATATGGATTGTGTAAGACTGCTGTATAATTAAGTGGAGATTTGCTTTGCATGTGTTTCTATTGTGTTCCCATGCGGTATTGTTGCTGAGACAGCACTGTGCTTTAAGTTTACAGAAGAATTTCAGCCGCTGAAAATAGGGCAATTTGTGAGCTTTTTCCACAAACACTGCTTTGAAATAACACCGTACTCCAGTGGGGTATGATTTTAATGTAACTAGCTATACGGTTATTTATTTAGCAGAGTGCATGACAattacgccccccccccccccccaccaccagcaGCACCATCACCAAAACCTTTTATTGTTAacgctgcagtttttttttttttaaataaaacacttTTAATTGGTCTGGCTTGTGCTTTGAAACACACAAATCAGGAAACTATGAATGAGGTCAGCAGACTTATTTCAATGAATGGTTCCACTTCTTTACTCCTCAGATTCTCTGAACTGCCACCAGGTGTCAGCATTCACCCGTTACACTTAAAGTAGTTCTTGGGATTCACTTCTAGGGGCCAATCACACCCCAGTGTGTttctctcgcgctctctctctctgtaaacattgttttttgtttgttttttgcattcgCAGTAGGAACCTCCATCCATGTTACTAATGGCAACCACTTTGCAAAAGTCCATTCAGTGGCCCAGTGTCTGTTTtgcttttcattcattttctatatctgcttattccaatcaagggttACGGGGGGCTATTTCAGCAGTCATAGGTCGTGAGGCctggtataccctggacaggtcgccagtctattgcagggccaaatGTAGACAGACCcatacacacacctacagtcagttcAATAGAGTCatgttttggaagtgggaggaagccacacaaagacggggagaacatgtaaactttaCACAGAAAGCCCCGGTTGGGACATAATTTCATGACCTGGCTGTGAGGTAatggtgctaaccacaaagccaccgtgccaccttttgcagtattttccactatttaaacagtcacagtgtaCTTCTTGATAAGTGGACTCTTGTCAGCTCTTCCCCGTCACCTACGACAGTAATATCTGTAAATGGACTACATGTCTCTTGCATGCTttcatgctgccatgcaaggcactcaactacACATAAGGAGCAACCtggggattatggaccttgcccaagggcccttggtgattttttttttttttttttttggtctgacaAGGATTTGAACAGAATGGTCTCCACCTCCTCTTCACAGATCTTTCCTTTTGTATTGTCCTTACTTTTGTACATATCAAACAAAGTGAGTTCCTTGAATGTGAACATGTACTTGGCAATAAAACCTGATTATCATTATGAAGTagtagccaaaaaaaaaatttcctgaaAATGGTGTTAAGGACTATGATCATCCTGAGGTCTACACAGtgtaaacacacaaaaaagtggGTGCGAACAATGTAAAAATCCCTCTTGTGAGAATGGCTTCATGTTTTCTGCAAACTTGGTGAAATGATCACTCTTATTCAGTGAGAAATTCTTATGGATataccgtgcatctggaaagtattcacagcccttcgctttttctacattgattggcatgattccaaaatggatgaaattcatttttcccctcaaaattctacacacaattccaCATAATGACAGCCAGTTTCTttgaggtttttgcaaatttatgaaacataaaaaaactaagaaatcaaatatacataagtattcatggcctttgtcaaaagctcaaaattgagatgtttctacagcttaattggagtccacctgggtaaatacagttgattggacatgatttggaaagacacacctgtctacatataaggtcctacagttgacagtgcatgtcagagcacaatccaagcatgaaatcaaaggaattgtctgtagacctctgagacaggattgactcaaggcacaaatctggggaagggtacagaaacatttctgctgtattgaaggtcccaatgagcacagtggcctccatcatccataaatggatcggatccaccaggactcttcctagagctggccgcccgtctaaactaagCTGTCTCTgggcatctctgcagcaatccaccaatcaggcctatatggtagagtggccaaacagaagccactccttggtaaaaggcacatggcagcccacctggagtttgccaaaaggcacccgaaggacttgc is a genomic window containing:
- the LOC117506314 gene encoding lysophosphatidylcholine acyltransferase 2-like; its protein translation is YFHVVSHTAFQPLFVSCSLFKSLKLDNVKKELQGFATMASSCKGGRITIEEFARFLKLPVNPALEELFALFDRNGDGTIDFREYVIGITILCRPANTDDVLKMAFKLFDTDDDEKITREEFTDLLRSALGVSDLNMAKLFKEIDADGSGFITFSEFQAFASTHPEYAKLFTTYLELQRYQALQQAQPDDLDLDSDSDAEEKQEEVSSDKKDD